Below is a window of Staphylococcus succinus DNA.
CGATTTAGCCAGCACTCTGCTGCTCACTAAAACGCCTTTTGTCTCAACCTCATAATTTATTTATTGAATTTTCAATTCTGTACCTTTAGTCATTTCAGGTATATCCACATTTTCTAAATATAATGTACCTGATTGATCCGCAGTATTACTACCATCAAATTTAAGTGTGATATGGCCTAGGTTAGATAAATTGTCTTGTACCGCTGAGCCAACCTTCGTAATATCAAAAACATGATGATCTATATACAATTTTTGTTTTTCGGTAATGGTACCTTCAACTGCATTGATATCAATAATATAGCAATAATCAACTAACTCATCTGGTGCATTATCACCGAATAATATAACCATTTTTTCTTCTTCAAATGCTTTAGCATCTTGTCCGATCTCTTTTACAATTGTTTTATACATTTTATCTCTCCTTTATTTATATAACCCAAAA
It encodes the following:
- a CDS encoding PTS glucitol/sorbitol transporter subunit IIA; the encoded protein is MYKTIVKEIGQDAKAFEEEKMVILFGDNAPDELVDYCYIIDINAVEGTITEKQKLYIDHHVFDITKVGSAVQDNLSNLGHITLKFDGSNTADQSGTLYLENVDIPEMTKGTELKIQ